The sequence ACCCTGACCTTGCCGAGGCTTTCTGCGCCTACGGCAGCCGACACCGAGCGGCCCGTCCGCTCCATCACCACCGGGCCGCGCGGTTACGAAGGCGAGGGCTTTCCCGTCGTGCGCGCCTTCGCCGGCGTGAGCTCCGCCGACCTCGACCCCTTCGTCCACATGGACCAGATGGGCGAGGTCGAATACCAGCCCGGCGAACCGAGGGGCACCGACTGGCACCCCCACCGCGGCTTCGAAACGGTCACGTACATGATCGACGGCCGCTTCGCCCACCAGGACAGCCACGGCGGCGGAGGCCTGATCACCGACGGCGCCACGCAGTGGATGACCGCGGGCTCCGGCATCCTGCACATCGAGACCCCGCCCGCCGAGCTCGTCGAAAGCGGCGGCATGTTCCACGGCATCCAGCTGTGGGTGAACCTGCCGCGCAAGGACAAGTTCGCGACGCCGCGCTACCAGGCGATCGAGGGCAACGAGGTCAAACTGCTCTCGTCTGAAGATGGCGGCGCCCTGGTTCGCGTCATCGCCGGTGACGTCGACGGACATGGCGGCCCTGGTTCCACCCACACTCCGATCACTCTGGCGCACAGCACCATCGAGCCCGGTGCCCGGTTGAGCCTGCCGTGGAACCGCGACTTCAACGCGCTGGTGTACGTGCTGTCGGGCCGCGGCACTGTCGGTCCGGTAGGGCATCCGATCCACGAAGGCCAGCTCGCGGTGTTCGGTCCCGGTGACCGCATCACCGTCGCCGCCGAAGGGGCGCTGGGGGTACCACCCGGCCGAAGGCGAGGGGGAGAATCGCGGCGGCCCGCCATGGAAGTGCTGGTCCTGGGCGGCGAGCCGATCCGCGAGCCCGTTGTCGCCTACGGGCCGTTCGTGATGAACTCCAAGGCCGAACTGGTCAAGGCGCTGGAGGACTACAACGCGGGCAAGTTCGGCACGATCCCGCCGAACGCCCTGATGCCGCACAGCGTTTCGTAACAAACTAACGGTGCGCCCGCGGCACCTCGACGGGATGCGGGTACACCAGTTCCAGCTCGCCGATCGCGGCCGCCACCGTCACCAACGGCATGGCGGCCGCGATGGCCATTTCATCACCATTCGACTCGGCGCGCAGGGCCACCACGAACTCGTCGCCGATCGGCACCCAGTCGCCGCCGGATCCGATTGTCCCCGACAGCCGTTCTCCGATCGCGGTGACGTGCCGCTCGACCACCTCGCGCACCCGCGGATAGGTACCCAGCGGCGGCGGCGTCGGGATGTCGGTGATCAGGTCGGCGGCCGCGCGCACCCTGATCGCCCGGTTGAAGGCACGTACGATCGGTCCGCGGAAATCGGTCTCCCCGCCGCCCTCGGAAAGATATTGCCGCACAGCGTCATCCGCCACTCGTGACGACGCGATCGCAGCTTGACTGAGCGTGGCCAGCCTGTCAGCGGTCTGTTCGTAGTCGCCGCGGGTGATCCGGTGCACGGCGGCCTCGAGATACCTCGCGAAGGCGTTGCGGGCCGATTCGACCGCCGCCTCCGCCGACGCGGTCGCGCCGCGCGGCCACAACAGCAACGAGACCACCACGCCGACGAGGGCGCCGACGATGACGTCCTCTACGCGGATCAGACCGACGCTCCACCCCGTCGGCACAATCAGGTTGAAGAAGATAAGCACCATCATCGTGAACGCCGCCTGCCCTGCGGTGAACGACGCGATCTCGGGTACGAACGCCGAGCCGAACACCACCAACGGCATGAGGATCCACAACACCGCGGGATCGACGCCCACCACGCTGATCAACAGTGCACCGAGGACGAAGCCGATGCCGGTGCCCAGCACCGCGCGCAGCATCTTGGTGCCGGTGGTGAGCGCGCTGCTGCGCAGCACCGACAAGGCGCCGAGCACCACCCAGAACCCGTGCTCGACGGGGAACACGTTGGTGACGGCGACTGCCAACGCCAGGCCAAGGCCGGTGCGCAGCGCATTGCGCACCGCGACCGATCGACCGCCGAGGAAACTCGACGTCGTCGAGCTCACCGATCTGCTCGCAGGCAACAGCCGGTCGGTCGCTGTCGTCGCGGGCATCCCCAGCCCGAGCGCCCTGGCCCACACCGGCCTGGCGTCGGCGGCCGCCGCTGCGGCGATCACCCTTCCGGTCGCCCCGATGGTGGCCGCGATGGTGCGTCGGTCCAGCAGCCGGTGCCCGATCGCGACGGCCGCGTCGTCGTCGGGTGCGCCGAGGATCGCTTCGACGTCCTGGCGGTAGCGTCCACGCGCGACCGAACGCAGATGGATGAGCGCCGCTTCGAGATTCGCGCGGTCGGTCGTCCGGTCGGCGGCCCTGGTCTCCCGCAGCACCGCGGCCGAGCACCTCAGCACCCGCACGCCCGGTGCCTGCATGTCCCGCATGCCGGGGCCAGCCTCGTCGCTGACCCGGTCGGCGAGCCATTCGAGGTCCTCGACGACGCGCACCAGCGCGCGGCTGCCCGCCGACAGGCCGACCGGGCGGAAGTCGGCGCCGAGAAAGCTCTCCCGTAAGGCCAGCATCGCCACCACCACCTCGTCGCGGCTGGCCTTGCCCTCGAGCCGATCAGCCAGCGCGGCGACGGCATCGGCGGCGTGCGTGCGCAATTCGCCGTGGTGTCGCGGCGGCAGGAAGAACAGCGCCGCGGGGACGCACACGGCGAGCGCGATCGCCCAACCGAGCAGCCGCTCGTCGATCGGTCCCGCAGGCGTGCACGCGGGCAACACGAATGTCAGCAGCGTGGGCCGTTGGCCCGCCGCGATCGTCTCGCTGAGCACGCCGGAGAACATCACCGCCACGCCGAGCGCGAACATCAACCCGACCGACAGCCACGGATGCGGAGACACCAGCGTGCCGAGCGTGATCAGAACGGCGCCGTTGATGCCCAGTCCCGTGTATGCCAGCGCCCTTGTCTGCCTGTTGCCGGGGAAGTCCGCCAGCACCATCAGCGCGAAGGAGCCGAAGATCGTGAACAGCGGGGTCTGCGAGTTGCCTGCGACGGCGAAGCTGACCGCCGCGGCAAGGGGCACGACGACCGCGGCCCGCACCGCGCGCCGCAGCGCGTCCAACTCGGGATCGCGTTCGCGGATTCGAGCGCGAACGCGAGGAGCGGAAATGGTACCGACGGCGCGGCGTGTCAGGCCGGCCGGCGCGCTAGTCATTCGTGGGAACGGAGGCGAATCGCCCGCTGTCGAGCGCGTCGGTGAGCTGCCTTGCGATCCATGTCAGCGCCACGGTGTCACGCGGAAGAGTGGACTGCTCATGTCCGACGAGGAGGTAGACGGCCCAGCGGGCGAACATCTCCGCCTGGTGTTGGTCGCCGAGGATCTCCAGCGCCGACGAGTACATGATGTCGTAGCGTTGCTGGTCCACCTTCACCTGAATGTCGTGGACATCCGGGTCCAGTGAACTCCACGCCCGAATCGCGGCTTCGGCGCCGTGCGGCAGCTCCAGACCGACCTGCACGAGGCTGTCGATCCGGCGGCGGGGGTCGGTTTCGCGTTTCAGGAATTCGATGACGAGAACCGTGCGCTCTTCCATCCAGTTCTCGAGCAACTCGCGGGTGTAGGCAGGCCAGCCGGAAAAGTAGTGATAGAAGGACCCGGTCGTGACCCCGAGGCGATTGCACACCTCGGCCAGCTTGAATCCGCCGTATCCGAGGTCGGAGAGCACGTCGAGGCCCGTTTCGAAATAAGCCTCGCGCGAAACCAGGCCCGCCATGGGTCCGAACCCTAGCCTGCGATCAGGATCACCGAGTGCTGTCGCGCATTTGCCTGGCCGATCATGAGCAACTGGCCTGACCGGGGTTTCTGTGCACGCAGTTTGCTGAACTAGCGTTCAAATCGGGTGTTCTGCGAAGCCCCTTGATGTCGTGTGGCAAGATATTGACTATGCCGCATACGGCGAGCAGGGGGCCAGGTCGTCCACCAGCAGCGAAGGCCGCTGAAACACGTGAGCGCATATTGCGTGCCGCTCGCGAGGTGTTCAGCGAACTCGGCTATGACGCTGCGACTTTTCAGGCGATCGCCATACGCGCCGACTTGACCCGGCCTGCCATCAACCACTATTTCGCGAGCAAACGGTTGCTGTACCGCGAAGTAGTCGAGCAGACCAATGCGATGGTGGTCGCTGCGGGCATGGCGAAGGCTCAAGGTCAGACGACCCTGCTCCGCCGACTGTCGGCGTTCTTCTCCGCGGCGATGCAGGCCGACAGCGAAGATCGTTCTGCCGCAGCGTTTCTGGTGACCTCGGTGCTCGAGGGACAGCGACATCCCGAGCTTCGCAGCGACGATCACGATTCGATGCGCAATTCGAGGGCCTTTGTTTCGTGGGCGGTCAACGACGCCATTGAGAAGGGCGAGCTGACCACTGACACCGACGTACCGCAACTCGTCGAGATGCTTGTCGCGGTGATGTGGGGGATGGGCTTCTATGCCGGATATGTCGGCTCGCACAACGAACTGGAAGCCATTGTCGACAAGCTCGAACTGCTGCTGGCCAACAAGCTGTGGAAGCTGGCCGAGTAAACCTTCCTGGCAAATTGCTGTGTGACCTGTGGTGATGTCTGCCACACATGCATGTAGATCAGCTAACTTATTGGGTAGCATGGCTTACGAAATGACTGACCTCCATGACGCCCCCACCGTCCGCACCGATGGCGACAGCTGGGAAATCACCGAAAGCGTCGGCGCGACCGCACTCGGAGTCGCCGCCGCCAGGGCCGTCGAAACGGCCCGCGACGACGCACTGATCCGCGACGAGTTCGCCTACCTGTTGGTGTCGTCAGCCGGGCCGGAGTGGGCGCAGATGGCCAGCAGCGATCTCACCTGGCTTGCCGACGACGAGGAGTTCCGTCGGCTGCACGACATGTCTCGCGACTATCAGGCCGTCCGTACCCACTACTTCGACGACTTCTTCCGCGCCGTGATGCGGGCGGGCATCCGGCAGGTGGTGATTCTCGCCGCGGGGCTGGACTCACGCGCTTATCGGTTGGACTGGCCCCCGGCCACCACCGTGTTTGAGATTGACCAGCCCAAGGTGCTGGAGTACAAGACCGCGACGCTGGACGCGCACGGCGCGCACCCGAAGTCGGAGCGCATTCCGGTGCCCGTCGACCTGCGCGACGACTGGCCTTCGGCGTTGATCGCCGCCGGCTTCGACGCCGCACAGCCGACCGCCTGGCTGGCCGAGGGGCTGCTGCCCTACCTGCCGCCGGACGCGCAAAACCGGCTCTTCGAACTCGTCACCAGCCACAGCGCGGCCGGCAGCCGCATCGCCGTCGAGGCGTTCAGCATGGACCTGTCGGAGCAGGCCGAGCAGGACAGGGTGGCCCGCCGCGAGCGGACCGCGCGGATGCGCGAGCGCACCGGCATCGACATCGACGTGGACACGTTGACCTACGCCGACGGCAACCGCGCGGACGCGGCGGGATGGCTGGCCGAGCACGGCTGGACCGTCGACGCGGTGCCGAGCGAGGTGGAGATGACCCGGCTCGGCCGGGCCGTGCCCGACTACGAGGCCGAAGAAATCGCCTCGAGCGTGCTGTTGCGTGCCGAACTGTCCTGAGGAGTCTCGATGAGCTCACTGCGCACCCACGACGACACCTGGGACATCGCCACCAGCGTCGGCACCACCGCGGTGATGGTTGCAGCGGCGCGTGCCGCCGAGAGCAGGCAGGACGACGCGCTGATCAACGACCCGTACGCCGACGTCCTCGTGGAGGGTGCGGGAACCGGCCCGTGGAGCACCATGCTCGATGACGAAATCGTCGAGAAGACCGCCGCCATCGATCCGGAGATCGCCGCGATGTTCCGCCACATGCGCAACTA is a genomic window of Mycobacterium sp. ITM-2016-00318 containing:
- a CDS encoding pirin family protein gives rise to the protein MPAITADTLTLPRLSAPTAADTERPVRSITTGPRGYEGEGFPVVRAFAGVSSADLDPFVHMDQMGEVEYQPGEPRGTDWHPHRGFETVTYMIDGRFAHQDSHGGGGLITDGATQWMTAGSGILHIETPPAELVESGGMFHGIQLWVNLPRKDKFATPRYQAIEGNEVKLLSSEDGGALVRVIAGDVDGHGGPGSTHTPITLAHSTIEPGARLSLPWNRDFNALVYVLSGRGTVGPVGHPIHEGQLAVFGPGDRITVAAEGALGVPPGRRRGGESRRPAMEVLVLGGEPIREPVVAYGPFVMNSKAELVKALEDYNAGKFGTIPPNALMPHSVS
- a CDS encoding FUSC family protein — encoded protein: MTSAPAGLTRRAVGTISAPRVRARIRERDPELDALRRAVRAAVVVPLAAAVSFAVAGNSQTPLFTIFGSFALMVLADFPGNRQTRALAYTGLGINGAVLITLGTLVSPHPWLSVGLMFALGVAVMFSGVLSETIAAGQRPTLLTFVLPACTPAGPIDERLLGWAIALAVCVPAALFFLPPRHHGELRTHAADAVAALADRLEGKASRDEVVVAMLALRESFLGADFRPVGLSAGSRALVRVVEDLEWLADRVSDEAGPGMRDMQAPGVRVLRCSAAVLRETRAADRTTDRANLEAALIHLRSVARGRYRQDVEAILGAPDDDAAVAIGHRLLDRRTIAATIGATGRVIAAAAAADARPVWARALGLGMPATTATDRLLPASRSVSSTTSSFLGGRSVAVRNALRTGLGLALAVAVTNVFPVEHGFWVVLGALSVLRSSALTTGTKMLRAVLGTGIGFVLGALLISVVGVDPAVLWILMPLVVFGSAFVPEIASFTAGQAAFTMMVLIFFNLIVPTGWSVGLIRVEDVIVGALVGVVVSLLLWPRGATASAEAAVESARNAFARYLEAAVHRITRGDYEQTADRLATLSQAAIASSRVADDAVRQYLSEGGGETDFRGPIVRAFNRAIRVRAAADLITDIPTPPPLGTYPRVREVVERHVTAIGERLSGTIGSGGDWVPIGDEFVVALRAESNGDEMAIAAAMPLVTVAAAIGELELVYPHPVEVPRAHR
- a CDS encoding TetR/AcrR family transcriptional regulator, whose translation is MAGLVSREAYFETGLDVLSDLGYGGFKLAEVCNRLGVTTGSFYHYFSGWPAYTRELLENWMEERTVLVIEFLKRETDPRRRIDSLVQVGLELPHGAEAAIRAWSSLDPDVHDIQVKVDQQRYDIMYSSALEILGDQHQAEMFARWAVYLLVGHEQSTLPRDTVALTWIARQLTDALDSGRFASVPTND
- a CDS encoding TetR/AcrR family transcriptional regulator, which translates into the protein MPHTASRGPGRPPAAKAAETRERILRAAREVFSELGYDAATFQAIAIRADLTRPAINHYFASKRLLYREVVEQTNAMVVAAGMAKAQGQTTLLRRLSAFFSAAMQADSEDRSAAAFLVTSVLEGQRHPELRSDDHDSMRNSRAFVSWAVNDAIEKGELTTDTDVPQLVEMLVAVMWGMGFYAGYVGSHNELEAIVDKLELLLANKLWKLAE
- a CDS encoding class I SAM-dependent methyltransferase yields the protein MTDLHDAPTVRTDGDSWEITESVGATALGVAAARAVETARDDALIRDEFAYLLVSSAGPEWAQMASSDLTWLADDEEFRRLHDMSRDYQAVRTHYFDDFFRAVMRAGIRQVVILAAGLDSRAYRLDWPPATTVFEIDQPKVLEYKTATLDAHGAHPKSERIPVPVDLRDDWPSALIAAGFDAAQPTAWLAEGLLPYLPPDAQNRLFELVTSHSAAGSRIAVEAFSMDLSEQAEQDRVARRERTARMRERTGIDIDVDTLTYADGNRADAAGWLAEHGWTVDAVPSEVEMTRLGRAVPDYEAEEIASSVLLRAELS